TGCCCTAATGCGAGAGCACAGAGCGGAATACCCATGTACCCCGTATTTGAATACGATGCACTTAAACTATTAAAGCTGGCGGCAGCCAAATCTCGGCTCTTCCAATAGCTGGCAGCAAGTACCAATAGAAAAACGATCAAGCAACTGAGAAAAAATGCAGTGATAAATTCTGGTTGCCAAAGCGTTTGCCAGCCGCTGTTAGCGGCAAAATTAAAAAGCTGAGCAGGTAATGCCAACCACACCACGAACCGATTTAATTCAATCGAGGCATTCTCGCCTAACTTACCTGCGCGCCCACAAATATAGCCGATAAGAATCAGCAGAAATACAGGCAGGACTACATTAAAGACGTAGAGCACAGGTTCTAATGATTAGGAAATTTTCTTGAGCGTTTGGATATAACGCTGAGCATTTTTGACATAGCGACCAGCAATTTGGCCGATGCCTGCAATTTGCTCTGGGCTCAATTCTTTTACTGCCTTAGCGGGTGAGCCAATAATCATTGAACCATCGGGAAATTCTTTACCCTCGGTGACTAAAGCGCCAGCGCCCACTAAACAATGCTTACCAATCCTAGCGCCATTTAGTATTACTGCGCCAATACCAATCAAGCTGCCATCGCCAATACTGCAACCATGGAGCATTACTTGATGTCCAACGGTGACATTCTTGCCGATCAAAAGCGGATAACCAGGATCAGTATGGAGAACAGATGCATCTTGGACATTGCTACCCTCACCAACTTGAATAAGATCGTTATCACCACGGATAACTACCTTGGGCCAGATATTTGCGCTTCGATGAAGTTCAACCTTGCCAATCACTTCTGCGCTTTCGGCAACCCAAGCGCCCTCTGCTAATTGAGGGGCGTTTCCGTCTAGTTCATATATAGCCATGACTCATTATAGGTATGAATCAAGCCATATATGAAAGACTAAGTACTGCAAATAAATTACCAGTTAGGTTCGCGATCTGGTGTTGAAGAAATACGGTGCACGCTTAAGTCAGCGCCTTCATATTCCTCTTCTTGAGACATCCGGATTCCGAGAACCGCTTTCAAGGTGCCATAGACTAAGATGCCGCCGATCAAGGCAATACCAACGCCCAAGGCGCTACCAATAAGTTGGCCGGTAAAAGTGATGCCACCAATGCCGCCCAACGCCTTAGCGCCAAAAATACCTGCAGCTAAACCACCCCAAAGGCCGCACAGTCCATGCAATGGCCAGACACCCAAAACGTCATCAATCTTCCAACGGTTCTGTACCAAGGTAAACATGTATACAAATAGAGTGCCAGCAACTAGACCGACCACCAAGGCACCCATAGGATGCATTAGGTCAGAACCAGCGCAAACCGCTACTAAACCTGCAAGCGGGCCGTTGTATGTAAAGCCAGGATCATTACGACCAACAACCCATGCAGCAAGAGTTCCGCCAACCATTGCCATTAGAGAATTCAAAGCAACTAAGCCACTAATCTTGTCGATGGTCTGAGCACTCATCACGTTAAAACCAAACCATCCTACCGCCAAAATCCAAGCACCCAAGGCTAAGAAAGGAATGCTTGAAGGTGGATGTGCTGAGATTTGACCTTCCTTGGTATAGCGACCACGACGCGCACCTAAAAGAATGACTGCTGGCAAAGCAATCCAGCCACCAACCGCATGCACCACTACAGAGCCAGCAAAATCATGAAACTCTTCGCCAGTTAAACCTTTGATCCAAACTTGAATACCATAGTGTTGATTCCACGCAATCCCCTCAAAGAAGGGATACACAAATCCAACCAATACAAAAGTAGCAATCAATTGCGGATTGAATTTAGCGCGCTCAGCAATGCCACCAGAAATAATTGCGGGAATGGCAGCAGCAAAAGTGAGTAAGAAGAAAAACTTCACTAATTCATAGCCATTTTTTTCGGCAAGTAATTCTGCGCCCGAAAAGAAGTTCACGCCGTATGCAATGCTGTAACCAATAAAAAAGTAAGCGATTGTCGAAACGGCAAAATCAACCAAAATCTTTACCAGCGCATTGACCTGGTTTTTCTTACGAACTGTGCCCAGCTCCAGGAAAGCAAAACCCGCATGCATGGCAAGCACCATGATGGCGCCTAGCAAAATGAATAAAGCGTCACTACCTGATTTCAAGATTTCCATGTGATTTTCCCCTTCTTTTTTTGCCTCATTATGGTGAATTAAAAAACCTAAATTGGTGCAATATGCACTTATTTAGTGCATTAAATGGGTAAATTTATGGTTTATGATGTTTCCACATACACCCAAGGGAGAACCCATGAAGAAAGTCCTTGTTTTATTAGCTGCATTTGCCGCATTTTCTGGCCTAGCTCAAGCTCAATCAAATGCCCCTGTTAAGGTATTAAGCACCCAGGAACTGGTAAATGTTTGCAAATTACCAGCAAGCCCAGAATCCCGTAGCTACTGCGTTGGTTATTCCACAGCGATTTATGACACTTATTTAGCAACCCGTCATCCCCAGCGTGCAAAACCATTTATTTGCGTTAAACAACCCGCTCCATCACGTGATGAAGTAATTGCTGATTTTGTGAAATTTGGTCAAGAAAATCCACAAACTGCTGACAAACCAGCTTCAGGTGTTTTCTTGGGCTTCTTGGCAGCACGCTTTCCTTGCGCCAGAAAATAATCTCACTAGCTAATCAATACAAAATTAATTTAAAGGATCAGTTGATATGAAAAAAATTATCGCGATTACTGCAGCAACTCTCGCAATTGCTGGTTGCTCAAACATGAGCAACACTGAGCAACGTACATTGTCTGGCGCATCTATCGGCGCAGTTGCCGGTGGTGTAGGCGCTGCTATTTTTCACGGTAACCCAATCTGGGGTGCGGTTGGCGGCGCAGCAGTTGGTGCTGCATCTGGTTATGTATATGACGCGTACAAAAAAGAACAGGCTTCTGAGTACAACTCTGGATATAACGCTGGCAAAAACAATAAGCCTGCAAACGCACCTAACTAATTCAGCACTCTCGCTGTATTAGCAGTACCAACTACCCAGCTTGCATTAATTTACAAGCTGGGTTTTTATTTGGATATCACCAGCCAAGGCCTTATGAATTGGGCACTTGTTTGCAATCTCAAGTAAGCGATCTTTTTCTTCTGCACTCAAGTTACCTAGTAACTGAACATCACGTGTAAACGTTTCAACATCATCTACTCGCTCGATATCTACCGTCACAATCGCATTTTCTAAGTTCATAGATTTACGACCTGCATACATTTTTAAGGTCATGCTCGTACACGCCGCTAAAGCAGCGCCCAAGTATTCATGAGGTGTTGGCCCAGTACCATTGCCACCATTGCTGGTATATGCATCAGCTAAAAATTGCAAATCGCCAGTTGTTAACTTTTGCTGCAAAGAGCCCTCGCCAAACTGTGACACTACTTTTCTCATTGCTTCTCCTAATCTATTTTTAGTTTTAAAAATTTTATTTTTTATGCAGCTTGCTAGCCTTTTCAGAGACCGGTAACTCCGCTTTTTTCCAAGAATGAAAGCCGCCCTCTAAATGACAGATATTGGGCACACCCATTTTTTGCAAAGTCTCGGTTGCCAGCGCTGAGCGCCATGCTGACGCACAATACAGAACCAAACGCTTACCCTCGCCAAAAATCGGTTTGTAATACGGACTGTCCGGATCAACCCAGAACTCCAGCATCCCCCGCGGTGCATGCAATGCATTAGGAATCATGCCTTCGCGCTCCACCTCCCTAATATCGCGTATATCGACAAATAGCGTATTGGGCTCCGACAATAATTTTTGTGCCTGATCTAATGAAATGGTTTCAATCTGGGCCATTGCAGCATCGATAAGCGCTTGGTATCCAATCTTCAATTTCACCAAAATCTCCTAAAGTAACAATACTCATTATTGCTTAGCCACCTGCTACCATTCTGCTATGAACTTTACCCCTACAGAACTAGGCGCAAGTGTAATTTTTGCAATTGCAGTCCTACATACCTTTTGTACCAGCTATTTCGAATCCCTTGCTAAGAAAATTCCAAGGCATGCTGGTCTTTGGCACCTTCTTGGTGAAGTAGAAATTGTTTTTGGTTTTTGGGCGGCCGTTCTCATTATCTATATCAGTCTTATCGATCACTTAGGTTCTGCAAAAGCCTACTTGGATAGCCGTAACTTTACTGAACCCTTGTTTGTCTTTGCCATCATGATCGTGGCGGGTAGTAAGCCTATTTTGTATTTTTCCACACAACTTCTACATTTACTTTCTAGAGGGCTGCAGTTATTACTTCGCACTCGCAGCGCTCCCATTCTTTATTTTTTAACCCTCGGTGCAACGCCACTGCTAGGCTCTTTAATTACCGAGCCAGCAGCGATGACCTTAGCTGCATTTTTATTACGTGATCTGGTTTACCGCCACCAATGTTCTAAGCCTTTACTGTTTGGAACCTTGGGTGTTCTTTTTGTGAATATCTCTATAGGTGGAACACTCACGAATTTTGCTGCCCCACCGGTACTGATGGTTGCCTCCACCTGGGACTGGAGCTCAGCATTTATGTTTAGTAACTTCGGCCTGGAATCCTGTATTGCAATTTTTATTAATGCTCTAGCTGCAACGCTGTTATTTCAGCGTCAGTTAATTGAGCCGAATGAATCTCAAAAACCTACCAGGATTCCGGTTGCCGTGATTGCAATGCACTTACTCTTTTTATTAGGCGTAGTCGTATTTGCACATGACCCTATTATTTTCATGTGGCTCTTATTATTTTTTATCGGCTACACCACAGCCTACCCAAAACATCAAAGCCCACTAATTCTGAAAGAGGCCTTGCTCGTTGGATTCTTTTTGGCTGGATTAGTTGTGCTGGGAGGACTTCAAGGTTGGTGGTTGCAACCTATTCTTGAAATGATGAGTCCTACTGCAGTATTTTATGGAAGCCTAGCACTAACTGCCATTACAGATAATGCGGCACTGACTTATTTGGGGTCACTTGTGACCGG
Above is a genomic segment from Polynucleobacter wuianus containing:
- a CDS encoding gamma carbonic anhydrase family protein; translation: MAIYELDGNAPQLAEGAWVAESAEVIGKVELHRSANIWPKVVIRGDNDLIQVGEGSNVQDASVLHTDPGYPLLIGKNVTVGHQVMLHGCSIGDGSLIGIGAVILNGARIGKHCLVGAGALVTEGKEFPDGSMIIGSPAKAVKELSPEQIAGIGQIAGRYVKNAQRYIQTLKKIS
- a CDS encoding glycine zipper domain-containing protein, translating into MKKIIAITAATLAIAGCSNMSNTEQRTLSGASIGAVAGGVGAAIFHGNPIWGAVGGAAVGAASGYVYDAYKKEQASEYNSGYNAGKNNKPANAPN
- a CDS encoding Rap1a/Tai family immunity protein, producing the protein MKKVLVLLAAFAAFSGLAQAQSNAPVKVLSTQELVNVCKLPASPESRSYCVGYSTAIYDTYLATRHPQRAKPFICVKQPAPSRDEVIADFVKFGQENPQTADKPASGVFLGFLAARFPCARK
- a CDS encoding OsmC family protein; protein product: MRKVVSQFGEGSLQQKLTTGDLQFLADAYTSNGGNGTGPTPHEYLGAALAACTSMTLKMYAGRKSMNLENAIVTVDIERVDDVETFTRDVQLLGNLSAEEKDRLLEIANKCPIHKALAGDIQIKTQLVN
- a CDS encoding rhodanese-like domain-containing protein; amino-acid sequence: MKLKIGYQALIDAAMAQIETISLDQAQKLLSEPNTLFVDIRDIREVEREGMIPNALHAPRGMLEFWVDPDSPYYKPIFGEGKRLVLYCASAWRSALATETLQKMGVPNICHLEGGFHSWKKAELPVSEKASKLHKK
- a CDS encoding putative Na+/H+ antiporter encodes the protein MNFTPTELGASVIFAIAVLHTFCTSYFESLAKKIPRHAGLWHLLGEVEIVFGFWAAVLIIYISLIDHLGSAKAYLDSRNFTEPLFVFAIMIVAGSKPILYFSTQLLHLLSRGLQLLLRTRSAPILYFLTLGATPLLGSLITEPAAMTLAAFLLRDLVYRHQCSKPLLFGTLGVLFVNISIGGTLTNFAAPPVLMVASTWDWSSAFMFSNFGLESCIAIFINALAATLLFQRQLIEPNESQKPTRIPVAVIAMHLLFLLGVVVFAHDPIIFMWLLLFFIGYTTAYPKHQSPLILKEALLVGFFLAGLVVLGGLQGWWLQPILEMMSPTAVFYGSLALTAITDNAALTYLGSLVTGTSLEFKLALVGGAVAGGGLTVIANAPNPAGIAILRAHFPNGAVSALYLLLAALPPTLVAIAAYRLL
- a CDS encoding ammonium transporter, with translation MEILKSGSDALFILLGAIMVLAMHAGFAFLELGTVRKKNQVNALVKILVDFAVSTIAYFFIGYSIAYGVNFFSGAELLAEKNGYELVKFFFLLTFAAAIPAIISGGIAERAKFNPQLIATFVLVGFVYPFFEGIAWNQHYGIQVWIKGLTGEEFHDFAGSVVVHAVGGWIALPAVILLGARRGRYTKEGQISAHPPSSIPFLALGAWILAVGWFGFNVMSAQTIDKISGLVALNSLMAMVGGTLAAWVVGRNDPGFTYNGPLAGLVAVCAGSDLMHPMGALVVGLVAGTLFVYMFTLVQNRWKIDDVLGVWPLHGLCGLWGGLAAGIFGAKALGGIGGITFTGQLIGSALGVGIALIGGILVYGTLKAVLGIRMSQEEEYEGADLSVHRISSTPDREPNW